A stretch of the Candidatus Nealsonbacteria bacterium genome encodes the following:
- the lysS gene encoding lysine--tRNA ligase has protein sequence MGHLGDIKKTRLRKLEAMKKAGILAYPEKTKRTHTIRDSLESFATISRSKKEIVLVGRIRSIRKHGGSTFCHIEDGTGRIQGFFRKDRLGEKGYQFFLDNFDIGDFIEVRGVLFKTKKGERTIETKDFKNLAKTLLPLPEKWHGLRDIEERYRKRYLDLIFNKEVRTKFELRSRIIQTIREFLEKEGFLEVETPILQPIYGGAKAKPFKTRLNALNLDLYLRISPELYLKRLIIGGFEKIYEIGKCFRNEGMDKSHNPDFTMLEFYSAYADYKDLMKLTERMFEFLLKKTFGSLKIKYGTKVINFKNPWPRVEFSQILRRYTKINIEEIHPEALKKEAKNFGIEIEEGEQKAEIADKIYKKFCLPKIWQPTFIIHHPLGTFPLAKQLPNNPSKLANFQLVAANWELINAFSELNDPIEQKKRFEEQEKFYRKGLEEAQRQDPDFLEALEYGMPPTAGFGMGIDRLVALLTNSYSLREVILFPTMKPKQ, from the coding sequence ATGGGACATCTTGGAGATATCAAAAAAACTCGTTTAAGGAAGTTAGAAGCCATGAAAAAAGCTGGGATTTTAGCTTACCCAGAGAAAACCAAAAGAACTCATACAATAAGAGATAGCTTAGAAAGCTTTGCCACGATCTCCCGTTCAAAAAAAGAAATAGTTTTGGTGGGTCGTATTAGAAGCATTAGAAAGCATGGGGGATCTACTTTTTGCCATATTGAAGATGGTACAGGAAGAATCCAGGGTTTTTTCAGGAAAGACAGATTGGGCGAGAAGGGCTATCAGTTCTTTCTGGATAATTTCGATATCGGCGACTTCATTGAAGTGAGAGGAGTTTTATTTAAGACCAAAAAAGGAGAAAGAACCATCGAAACTAAAGATTTTAAAAATTTGGCAAAGACCCTTCTACCTTTACCTGAAAAATGGCATGGATTGCGAGATATTGAGGAAAGATATAGAAAAAGATATTTGGATTTAATCTTTAACAAAGAAGTTAGAACAAAGTTCGAACTCCGCTCAAGAATCATTCAGACAATCAGAGAGTTTTTAGAAAAAGAAGGATTTTTGGAGGTAGAAACTCCTATTTTACAGCCAATTTATGGAGGAGCTAAAGCCAAGCCCTTTAAAACCCGCCTTAACGCCTTAAATCTTGATTTATATCTGAGAATTTCTCCCGAACTTTATCTGAAAAGGTTGATAATTGGCGGCTTTGAAAAAATTTATGAGATTGGCAAGTGTTTTAGGAATGAAGGAATGGATAAATCTCACAATCCAGACTTTACCATGTTAGAATTTTATTCAGCTTACGCTGATTACAAAGATTTAATGAAGTTAACAGAAAGAATGTTCGAGTTTTTACTTAAAAAGACGTTTGGAAGTTTAAAAATTAAATATGGGACCAAGGTGATAAATTTTAAAAACCCTTGGCCAAGAGTTGAATTTTCTCAAATACTAAGAAGATATACAAAAATTAATATAGAAGAAATTCATCCAGAAGCCCTTAAAAAAGAAGCAAAAAATTTTGGCATTGAGATTGAAGAAGGGGAACAAAAAGCAGAAATTGCAGATAAAATTTACAAAAAATTCTGCCTGCCAAAAATCTGGCAGCCAACTTTTATCATTCATCATCCCCTGGGAACTTTTCCTCTAGCTAAACAATTACCGAATAATCCTTCAAAACTGGCTAATTTCCAATTGGTGGCTGCCAACTGGGAATTAATCAATGCTTTTTCAGAACTTAATGATCCGATAGAACAGAAAAAAAGATTTGAAGAACAAGAGAAATTTTACAGGAAAGGGCTCGAGGAAGCTCAGAGGCAGGATCCAGACTTTTTAGAGGCTTTAGAATATGGCATGCCGCCTACTGCCGGTTTTGGAATGGGCATTGACAGGCTGGTAGCTCTACTTACAAATTCTTATTCTCTTCGGGAAGTTATTTTATTTCCGACAATGAAACCTAAGCAATAA
- a CDS encoding serine--tRNA ligase, whose amino-acid sequence MLDIKFIRKSPQIVKEGCRKKHVKVDIDKLLAIDKYIRRYRQEYEGWKSQINKLSRSKPDGKEIKEAKNLKSKIKGHETKIKGLEKEFQNLMLQIPNLPLEDIPVGKDEKDNVVVKEVGEKTKFNFNPKDHLEISEKLDLIDIKRAAKVSGTRFGFLKKEAALLEFALINLAFDTLIKEGFIPIVPPVMLRPEMAQGMGYLEQTDDEEAYFLPKDKLYLTGTSEQSIGAMYADETFQEKDLPKRYVGFSTCFRREAGAYGKDTKGIMRVHQFDKVEMLSFCHPEKSRKEHQFLLSLEEKLMKSLKIPYRVLQMCTGELGMPAAAKYDIEAWMPSEGRYRETHSTSNCTDFQARRLNIRYRNSRTKKLEFIHTLNGTAFAIPRTLITIIENYQQKDGSINIPKALQKYLKFNKIGR is encoded by the coding sequence ATGCTAGACATAAAGTTCATTCGAAAAAGTCCACAAATTGTCAAAGAAGGCTGTCGCAAAAAACATGTCAAAGTTGATATTGATAAGCTTTTGGCAATTGATAAATATATAAGAAGATATCGCCAAGAATATGAAGGCTGGAAATCACAAATAAATAAACTAAGCAGATCTAAACCAGATGGCAAAGAAATAAAAGAAGCAAAAAATTTAAAATCTAAAATTAAGGGTCACGAAACCAAAATAAAAGGCTTAGAAAAAGAATTTCAGAACTTAATGCTTCAGATTCCAAATTTACCACTCGAGGATATTCCTGTTGGAAAAGATGAAAAAGACAATGTAGTCGTGAAAGAAGTGGGGGAGAAGACGAAATTTAATTTCAATCCCAAAGACCATTTAGAAATCTCTGAAAAATTAGATTTAATTGACATAAAAAGGGCAGCTAAGGTTTCCGGGACCAGATTTGGTTTCCTGAAAAAAGAGGCAGCTCTACTTGAATTTGCTTTAATAAATCTTGCTTTTGATACTTTAATTAAAGAGGGCTTTATACCAATTGTTCCGCCAGTCATGTTAAGGCCGGAAATGGCTCAGGGTATGGGTTATTTAGAGCAAACCGACGATGAAGAAGCTTATTTTCTACCAAAAGACAAATTATATTTAACCGGAACTTCAGAACAATCAATTGGAGCAATGTATGCAGATGAAACTTTTCAAGAAAAAGATTTACCGAAAAGATACGTTGGTTTTTCTACTTGTTTTCGAAGAGAAGCCGGGGCTTATGGAAAAGACACTAAGGGAATTATGCGGGTTCATCAATTTGATAAAGTTGAGATGTTGAGCTTTTGTCATCCGGAGAAATCTCGTAAAGAGCATCAATTTTTATTATCTTTAGAAGAAAAATTGATGAAATCTTTAAAAATTCCTTATAGGGTCTTACAAATGTGCACAGGAGAATTGGGGATGCCGGCTGCTGCAAAATACGACATTGAAGCCTGGATGCCATCTGAAGGTCGCTATAGAGAAACTCATTCTACTTCAAACTGCACCGATTTTCAGGCGAGACGTTTAAACATTCGCTATCGAAATTCCAGAACCAAAAAATTAGAATTTATTCATACCTTAAACGGTACTGCCTTTGCTATCCCGCGTACCCTGATTACCATCATTGAAAACTATCAGCAAAAAGACGGAAGCATCAA